Proteins encoded within one genomic window of Nonomuraea gerenzanensis:
- a CDS encoding serine hydrolase family protein — MTVSVEGTVAVGYEPVRAALEASGATEHGSADCCVYAAGECVVDLRAGRRPEDAFALPRDPALRGVPIIASNGYTNARGLARLHAWLPTALSADTLRDLTVARIAGPDVVLSAPAMAIEQHFSRGFEVLQAGSSSAASGHHGLGCAMAFADPAHRLAFGYTTSAAHLGPPGGDARVRKLTRAISACVPRS, encoded by the coding sequence ATGACCGTGAGCGTCGAAGGCACCGTGGCCGTCGGATACGAGCCCGTCCGGGCAGCGTTAGAAGCCTCCGGGGCAACGGAGCACGGATCGGCGGACTGTTGCGTCTACGCTGCCGGCGAATGCGTGGTGGACCTGCGCGCGGGGCGCCGGCCCGAGGACGCCTTCGCCCTGCCCCGCGATCCCGCCCTGCGTGGCGTGCCGATCATCGCCTCGAACGGCTACACCAACGCCCGCGGCCTCGCCCGCCTCCACGCCTGGCTGCCGACCGCGCTCTCCGCGGACACACTGCGGGACCTCACCGTCGCGCGGATCGCAGGGCCGGACGTCGTGCTCAGTGCCCCGGCCATGGCGATCGAGCAGCACTTCAGCCGGGGCTTCGAGGTGCTCCAAGCCGGTTCCAGTAGCGCGGCGTCCGGCCATCACGGCCTCGGCTGCGCCATGGCCTTCGCCGATCCCGCCCACAGGCTCGCGTTCGGCTACACCACCTCGGCCGCCCACCTCGGCCCGCCCGGCGGCGATGCCCGCGTCCGGAAGCTGACCCGCGCGATCTCCGCCTGCGTGCCTCGAAGCTGA
- a CDS encoding ArsR/SmtB family transcription factor, whose amino-acid sequence MRIHFTSADLARTHLAHGPDVMWEIVNSLQALQAGYGKSALRDWRRSTAHALYRIGLAGRVRDRLFTIAPHATYFPDLLTPVEGGLGLEEALEAVLSTPRTRLRAEMAPLEGAPGAASWLDDLSAGRPRALAELGETLTAYYRGGVEPHWDLVRASVDGDLVERRQSHTHGGVHALLDGLRPMASWRFPVLEIAGHPSDRDVHLKGRGLLLIPSYFCRLHPVTIFNGALPQVLVFPVRRPDARVPPGNAAATGRLLGDTRAAVLRAVGAGSTTSDLARRLGVTPATISHHTGVLRDAGLIRSRRSATTVTHSLTSLGWSLLHRGGHDRGATWSKPASGPRRQGR is encoded by the coding sequence GTGCGAATTCACTTCACCAGCGCCGATCTGGCACGCACTCATCTGGCCCATGGGCCGGACGTCATGTGGGAAATAGTCAACAGCCTCCAGGCCCTGCAGGCGGGTTATGGCAAAAGCGCGCTGCGCGATTGGAGACGCAGCACCGCCCACGCGCTGTACCGCATCGGCCTGGCCGGCCGGGTCCGCGACCGCCTGTTCACCATCGCCCCGCACGCCACCTATTTCCCCGATCTGCTGACCCCGGTCGAGGGCGGGCTGGGCCTGGAGGAGGCGCTGGAGGCCGTCCTGAGTACGCCCAGAACGCGGCTGCGCGCCGAGATGGCGCCGCTCGAGGGCGCTCCCGGCGCGGCGTCGTGGCTGGACGATCTGAGCGCGGGCAGGCCGCGCGCCCTGGCCGAACTCGGCGAGACCCTGACCGCCTACTACCGGGGCGGTGTCGAACCTCATTGGGACCTGGTGCGCGCGTCCGTCGACGGCGACCTCGTCGAACGCCGCCAGAGTCACACCCATGGCGGCGTCCACGCGCTGCTCGACGGTCTGCGGCCGATGGCGTCCTGGCGGTTCCCGGTCCTGGAGATCGCCGGACATCCGTCCGACCGCGACGTCCACCTGAAGGGACGCGGCCTGCTGCTGATCCCCTCCTACTTCTGCCGCCTGCATCCCGTCACGATCTTCAACGGCGCCCTGCCCCAGGTCCTGGTCTTCCCCGTCCGGCGACCGGACGCGCGGGTGCCTCCGGGGAACGCCGCAGCGACGGGACGCCTGCTCGGAGACACCCGGGCGGCCGTCCTTCGGGCCGTGGGGGCCGGCTCGACGACGAGCGACCTGGCCCGCCGGCTGGGGGTCACCCCGGCGACGATCAGCCACCACACCGGGGTGCTGCGCGACGCCGGCCTGATCCGCAGCCGCCGATCGGCCACCACGGTGACGCACAGCCTCACCTCCCTGGGCTGGTCGCTCCTCCACCGCGGTGGCCATGACCGGGGCGCCACCTGGTCCAAGCCCGCCAGCGGCCCGCGTCGGCAGGGTCGATGA
- a CDS encoding response regulator produces the protein MTIRVVIADDQPAIRDALRVTLDGEPDIAVVGEAADGAEAVHQALWRRPDVVVLDLRMPYVDGISAIRQLAAVEAPPRMLALTTFDTDEYLFGALQSGASGFLLKDSDPELLLEAVRALHRGHGLVDPQVTTRLIHRFASLSPASPADAQQRLTTRELEVLRQLARGLSNAQIARALTIEEGTVKNHVASLLRKLGLSTRVRAVIYAYEHGLAPHP, from the coding sequence GTGACGATCCGGGTGGTGATCGCCGACGATCAACCGGCCATACGCGACGCCTTGCGCGTGACGCTGGACGGCGAGCCCGACATCGCGGTGGTCGGTGAGGCGGCCGACGGGGCCGAGGCCGTCCACCAGGCGCTGTGGCGACGTCCCGACGTGGTGGTGCTGGACCTGCGCATGCCGTACGTCGACGGGATCTCCGCGATCCGGCAACTGGCCGCCGTGGAGGCTCCGCCGAGGATGCTCGCGCTGACGACGTTCGACACCGACGAATACCTCTTCGGGGCGCTGCAGTCGGGGGCTTCGGGTTTCCTGCTCAAGGACAGCGACCCTGAGCTGCTCCTGGAGGCGGTGCGAGCGCTGCATCGCGGGCACGGGCTGGTGGACCCTCAGGTCACCACCCGGCTGATCCACCGCTTCGCGAGCCTGTCACCCGCGTCCCCCGCCGACGCGCAACAGCGGCTCACCACTCGCGAGCTTGAGGTGCTGCGGCAGCTGGCCCGCGGGCTGAGCAACGCGCAGATCGCCCGAGCCCTGACCATCGAGGAAGGCACGGTGAAGAACCATGTCGCGAGTCTTCTGCGCAAGCTGGGGCTGTCCACGCGGGTGCGTGCCGTGATCTACGCCTACGAGCACGGCCTGGCCCCGCACCCCTGA
- a CDS encoding sensor histidine kinase, with amino-acid sequence MYAREGLLVLVAAAALTAFTVFDGEPPWSALPLVAGAGLAAALPLTLRARLPLTGALLSAAIALFGLMIPGWQGRLVTMVMFGVAAFRLPRRAWLVMGLSIGWTTGYGLLIPQGQAGLSVVTDLVIMGVAPVAVGLALRLHGERAAQEARLDHAEASRAMAEAGRAMAEANRAMAEERAALARDVHDSVGHHLTAIRMQATATRRALRGQAQTADRALGTIAELSATALTEVRTLLDALRETPTGPDLEDLESLAERISTPRLPISLHRAGSGVTPPPAVGHTVYRVVQEALTNAARHSGASHVDVHLLCDPAAVTVTITDDGHGRTGAEGRGIRGMRERVDRHGGTFTAGPQQHHGWRVEAVVPIGPAGERKAA; translated from the coding sequence GTGTACGCCAGAGAGGGTCTCCTCGTGCTCGTGGCCGCGGCCGCGCTCACCGCATTCACCGTGTTCGACGGCGAGCCGCCGTGGTCCGCGCTCCCTCTGGTGGCGGGCGCCGGCCTCGCCGCGGCGCTGCCCCTGACGCTGCGTGCCCGCCTCCCGCTGACAGGAGCGCTGCTGTCAGCGGCGATCGCCCTGTTCGGGCTGATGATCCCGGGCTGGCAGGGCCGGCTGGTCACCATGGTCATGTTCGGCGTGGCGGCCTTCCGACTGCCGCGCCGCGCCTGGCTGGTGATGGGCCTGTCGATCGGCTGGACCACTGGTTACGGCCTGCTCATCCCGCAGGGCCAGGCGGGGCTCTCCGTGGTCACCGACCTGGTCATCATGGGGGTGGCTCCGGTCGCGGTCGGCCTGGCCCTGCGGCTGCACGGCGAGCGGGCCGCGCAGGAGGCACGACTCGACCACGCCGAGGCCAGCCGAGCCATGGCCGAAGCCGGCCGCGCCATGGCGGAGGCCAACCGCGCCATGGCCGAAGAACGCGCCGCCCTCGCCCGCGACGTCCACGACAGCGTCGGTCACCACCTCACCGCCATCCGCATGCAGGCCACCGCCACCCGCCGGGCGCTGCGCGGCCAGGCGCAGACCGCCGACAGGGCACTGGGCACCATCGCCGAGCTGTCGGCGACCGCGTTGACCGAGGTACGCACCCTTCTCGACGCACTACGTGAGACTCCCACCGGACCGGACCTGGAAGATCTCGAGAGTCTGGCCGAGCGGATCTCCACCCCACGGCTGCCCATCTCGCTCCACCGCGCCGGCTCCGGCGTCACGCCGCCACCCGCTGTCGGCCACACGGTCTACCGCGTCGTACAAGAAGCACTCACCAACGCCGCCCGCCATTCCGGAGCCAGCCACGTCGACGTGCACCTGCTGTGCGACCCGGCCGCCGTGACGGTCACGATCACCGACGACGGCCACGGCCGTACCGGAGCGGAGGGCCGGGGCATCAGAGGCATGCGCGAACGCGTGGACCGGCATGGCGGCACCTTCACGGCAGGCCCGCAGCAGCATCATGGCTGGCGGGTGGAGGCCGTCGTGCCGATCGGCCCCGCCGGGGAGAGGAAGGCGGCGTGA
- a CDS encoding alpha/beta hydrolase, with product MNVVASLVIGAVTALAPITAPVTPLPWQDCGDGLQCAQIQVPADWTRRSGQQVTIGLAKLPAQDQAGKKGVLLVNTGGPGEQITLLRQAKASFADLTRWFDVVIFDPRGFGESSEINCPVPAPFATEWVFPNQGAYDAYAAKNRAFGQACAREAGPLSGSLNSWQIAHDMEAIRKALGQARLTYLGNSHGTALGQAYAELFPRKVGRMYLDSVFDHTTPDLRTWLRPRAKALEANFHRFAAWCESTATCALHGKDPVAVWDEVMAKARREPIPAPEAGPGVGISDTQIASRAFFSHEASWGRLAAGLARAQAGDASFFTKVEGAPDPDLSRVIICADLPYPGYKQIKKLEGVLRRELPHIGWRAVWPMANHCAGLPPTRTYAPHPIKAPGLPPVLIAGGEHDDNTPVADGRRLAAQLPGSRLLTAIGGHALYLSGHPCVREHAHRYLTTGQLPPRGISCGPAK from the coding sequence ATGAACGTCGTTGCCTCCCTCGTCATCGGCGCGGTCACCGCCCTCGCTCCGATCACGGCCCCGGTCACACCGCTGCCATGGCAGGACTGCGGAGACGGTCTGCAGTGCGCACAGATCCAGGTGCCGGCCGACTGGACTCGCCGGTCAGGGCAGCAAGTGACGATCGGCCTCGCCAAGCTGCCCGCCCAGGACCAAGCCGGCAAGAAGGGCGTGCTGCTGGTCAACACCGGCGGGCCCGGCGAGCAGATCACGCTGCTCCGCCAGGCGAAGGCGTCCTTCGCGGACCTGACCAGATGGTTCGACGTGGTGATCTTCGACCCTCGGGGGTTCGGCGAGTCCAGCGAGATCAACTGCCCTGTCCCCGCACCGTTCGCCACCGAATGGGTGTTCCCGAACCAGGGCGCGTACGACGCGTACGCCGCGAAGAACCGCGCCTTCGGGCAAGCCTGCGCCCGAGAGGCCGGGCCGCTGTCGGGCAGCCTCAACTCCTGGCAGATCGCGCACGACATGGAGGCGATCAGAAAGGCCCTGGGCCAGGCCAGGCTGACCTACCTGGGCAACTCGCACGGCACCGCGCTCGGGCAGGCCTACGCCGAGTTGTTCCCCCGCAAGGTCGGCCGGATGTATCTCGACAGCGTCTTCGACCACACCACCCCCGACCTGCGCACCTGGCTCCGGCCGCGCGCCAAGGCCCTGGAGGCCAACTTCCACCGCTTCGCCGCCTGGTGCGAGAGCACCGCCACCTGCGCGTTGCACGGCAAGGATCCGGTGGCCGTCTGGGACGAGGTGATGGCCAAGGCCCGCCGCGAGCCCATCCCCGCTCCCGAGGCCGGTCCCGGCGTGGGCATCAGCGACACCCAGATCGCCTCCCGCGCCTTCTTCAGCCACGAGGCCTCCTGGGGGCGCCTTGCCGCCGGGCTCGCGCGGGCGCAGGCCGGTGACGCCTCGTTCTTCACCAAGGTGGAAGGAGCACCGGACCCCGACCTGTCGCGCGTCATCATCTGCGCGGATCTGCCCTATCCCGGCTACAAGCAGATCAAGAAACTGGAGGGGGTCCTGCGTCGCGAGCTGCCGCACATCGGGTGGCGGGCCGTGTGGCCGATGGCCAACCACTGCGCCGGCCTCCCGCCGACCCGGACGTACGCGCCTCACCCCATCAAGGCGCCGGGCCTGCCGCCCGTGCTCATCGCGGGCGGCGAGCACGACGACAACACCCCGGTCGCGGACGGCCGCCGGCTGGCCGCCCAGCTTCCCGGGTCCCGCCTGCTGACGGCCATCGGCGGGCATGCGCTCTACCTCTCCGGCCACCCGTGCGTACGCGAGCACGCGCACCGCTACCTGACCACGGGGCAACTACCGCCGCGCGGCATTTCCTGCGGCCCGGCGAAGTAG
- a CDS encoding DsbA family oxidoreductase produces the protein MKLEMYADVLCPWCYIGKRRLTAALAQRSGRDNLEIVWRAYELAPDQGRTPGPTASEAMAGWWGEQAQARIARIRSLGAAEGLELNLHLARPVNSFDAHRLVKLAADRGRADQLMELLLYAYHTEGNNVADPQVLRRVGGAAGLDGGEVRAVLDGDDYAEEVRADRRRAAEHGVTGVPSLVIDGRPPVPGVQSVADLTGLLRNEPTGSDRA, from the coding sequence ATGAAGCTTGAGATGTACGCCGACGTGCTGTGCCCTTGGTGCTACATCGGCAAGAGACGCCTGACGGCCGCCTTGGCCCAGCGTTCCGGCCGCGACAACCTCGAGATCGTCTGGCGCGCCTACGAGCTCGCGCCGGACCAGGGCCGGACGCCCGGGCCGACCGCCTCGGAGGCCATGGCCGGCTGGTGGGGCGAGCAGGCGCAGGCCCGCATCGCGCGGATCCGGTCGCTGGGCGCGGCGGAAGGGCTGGAGCTGAACCTGCATCTGGCCCGCCCGGTGAACAGCTTCGACGCGCACCGGCTGGTCAAGCTGGCCGCCGATCGCGGCCGGGCCGATCAGCTGATGGAGCTGCTGCTGTACGCGTACCACACTGAAGGGAACAACGTGGCCGACCCGCAGGTCCTGCGGCGAGTGGGCGGCGCGGCCGGGCTGGATGGCGGGGAGGTGCGCGCAGTCCTGGACGGCGACGACTACGCGGAGGAGGTGCGCGCCGACCGGCGCCGCGCGGCGGAGCACGGCGTCACCGGCGTGCCCAGCCTGGTGATCGACGGCCGCCCGCCGGTCCCCGGTGTCCAGTCCGTCGCCGATCTGACAGGGCTCCTGCGGAACGAACCGACAGGTTCTGATCGAGCCTGA
- a CDS encoding serine/threonine-protein kinase, with the protein MTTNWVLAAEHEGFPLMYHWRVLPDSTPLPEELADIDRAVAYWGGGSQVRRRIEALRQSSASVALFLEYIPQNLHQWLGTQVEAGDQAADRACAMVERELAAGISFMNSRGLLHFDAHFENILTDGRRLYFADYGLAISSGFELSRDEADFFGRHQSYDRCYSAAYRVNWLITALYGLRREDQEDRDERVHAFAEGEHPTGIPAEAAAIIARHAPIAAVMSDFYRTFQRRSRRATYPLENSRQ; encoded by the coding sequence ATGACGACGAACTGGGTGCTCGCGGCGGAACACGAGGGCTTCCCCCTGATGTACCACTGGCGGGTGCTGCCGGACTCGACGCCGCTGCCCGAGGAGCTGGCCGACATCGACCGGGCGGTCGCCTACTGGGGCGGCGGATCGCAGGTACGCCGCCGGATCGAGGCGCTGCGGCAGTCCTCGGCGAGCGTCGCGCTGTTCCTGGAGTACATCCCGCAGAACCTGCACCAGTGGCTGGGCACCCAGGTCGAGGCGGGAGACCAAGCCGCCGACCGCGCCTGCGCCATGGTGGAGAGGGAGCTGGCTGCCGGCATCTCGTTCATGAACAGCCGTGGCCTCCTGCACTTCGACGCGCACTTCGAGAACATCCTGACCGACGGCCGGCGCCTCTACTTCGCCGACTACGGCCTCGCGATCTCCTCGGGGTTCGAGCTGTCGCGGGACGAGGCCGACTTCTTCGGCCGGCATCAGAGCTACGACCGCTGCTATTCCGCCGCGTATCGGGTGAACTGGCTGATCACCGCTCTGTACGGACTGCGGAGAGAAGATCAAGAGGACCGCGACGAGCGGGTGCACGCCTTCGCGGAGGGCGAGCATCCCACGGGAATCCCGGCGGAGGCCGCAGCGATCATCGCCCGGCACGCACCGATCGCCGCAGTGATGTCCGATTTCTACCGCACGTTCCAGCGCCGGAGCAGGCGGGCCACCTACCCGCTTGAGAACTCCCGGCAGTGA